A region from the Sutcliffiella horikoshii genome encodes:
- the smpB gene encoding SsrA-binding protein SmpB, whose amino-acid sequence MPKGTGKVISTNKKANHDYFIEQTYETGMVLQGTEIKSMRAGRVNLKDSFARVQNGEVFLHNLHISPYEQGNRYNHDPLRTRKLLLHKKQINQLIGLTKEEGYALVPLKIYLKNGYAKLLIGLGKGKKKYDKRDDLKKKEAKRDIERAFRERQKE is encoded by the coding sequence ATGCCGAAGGGGACAGGAAAGGTTATCAGTACCAACAAAAAAGCCAACCACGATTATTTTATCGAACAGACATATGAAACGGGTATGGTGCTACAAGGTACGGAAATCAAATCCATGCGAGCAGGTCGCGTCAACTTGAAGGATTCCTTTGCACGAGTGCAAAACGGTGAAGTGTTTTTGCACAACCTGCACATCAGTCCGTATGAGCAAGGAAACCGATACAATCATGATCCGCTTCGTACACGCAAGCTGCTTCTTCATAAGAAACAGATCAATCAGCTGATAGGTCTTACAAAAGAAGAAGGGTATGCATTAGTACCTTTGAAAATCTATCTGAAAAATGGCTATGCAAAGCTGTTAATCGGTCTGGGTAAAGGGAAAAAGAAATACGACAAGCGTGATGACTTGAAAAAGAAAGAAGCGAAACGCGATATTGAGAGAGCGTTCCGTGAACGTCAAAAGGAATAG
- the rnr gene encoding ribonuclease R, whose protein sequence is MEEIIQQHVDKLLSYMKEEAYKPLTTQELEQAFGIKDSEEFKDFVKALVFMEDQGLVVRTRSNRYGLPEKMNLIKGKVIGHSKGFAFVMPEEADMDDVFIPPNELNNAMHGDIVLVRVSRKAAGDSRQEGTVIRIVERGVKEIVGTYTESKSFGFVIADDKKIANDIFIPKSASNGAVEGHKVVVKLVTYPEGRLSAEGEVIRILGHKNDPGVDILSVIHKHGLPQEFPREVLDQANATPDEIDEKDLGDRRDLRDQVIVTIDGADAKDLDDAVTVTKLDNGNYKLGVHIADVTHYVTEGSPIDLEAQERGTSIYLVDRVIPMIPHRLSNGICSLNPKVNRLTISCEMEINNAGEVVKHEIFHSVIKTTERMTYSDVKKILVDKDEEVTSRYEALVPMFQLMEELAAVLRKKRMTRGAIDFDFKESKVIVDEEGAPKDVVLRERSVAERLIEEFMLVANETVAEHFHWMNVPFIYRVHEDPKEEKLQRFFEFITNFGYVVKGKGNEIHPRALQEVIEAVQGKPEEMVVSTVMLRSMKQAKYDEESLGHFGLSTEFYTHFTSPIRRYPDLIVHRLIRTYLIQKKLDAKTQEKWSDKLPEIAEHSSNMERRAVDAERETDELKKSEYMLDKIGEEYDGIISSVTNFGMFVELPNTIEGLVHVSYLTDDYYRYDERHYAMIGERTGKVYRIGDEITVRVINVNKDERSIDFEVVGMKGTRRPDTKSAPRVIQSERKKPAKGRSQKRKDESNIDDYTFEIGWTTKGPGTGKTGTGKKKKKNKKFFENAPKQKRKKKK, encoded by the coding sequence ATGGAAGAAATAATTCAACAACACGTAGATAAATTACTTTCCTATATGAAAGAAGAAGCCTACAAACCACTAACTACACAAGAGTTAGAACAAGCCTTTGGAATTAAAGACTCAGAGGAATTCAAAGATTTCGTCAAAGCTCTAGTGTTTATGGAAGATCAAGGACTCGTTGTGAGAACTCGCAGCAACCGCTATGGACTTCCTGAAAAAATGAACCTGATCAAAGGAAAAGTAATCGGTCACTCCAAAGGCTTTGCATTTGTCATGCCGGAAGAAGCGGATATGGACGATGTGTTCATTCCACCGAACGAGCTGAACAATGCCATGCACGGAGATATCGTTCTTGTACGCGTAAGCAGAAAAGCTGCGGGTGATTCCAGACAAGAAGGAACGGTTATCCGTATAGTTGAGCGTGGAGTCAAGGAGATTGTTGGTACATATACCGAAAGCAAGAGTTTTGGTTTTGTTATTGCAGACGACAAAAAAATTGCCAATGATATCTTCATTCCGAAAAGTGCCAGCAATGGTGCAGTGGAAGGACATAAGGTAGTTGTAAAACTAGTTACTTATCCGGAAGGTCGCCTTAGTGCCGAGGGGGAAGTCATCCGCATTCTCGGTCACAAAAATGACCCGGGTGTAGATATTTTGTCTGTCATTCATAAGCATGGCCTGCCGCAGGAGTTCCCAAGAGAGGTACTCGACCAGGCGAATGCAACGCCGGATGAAATTGACGAAAAAGATCTTGGTGATCGTCGTGACCTTCGCGACCAGGTCATTGTTACGATTGACGGAGCGGACGCAAAAGACCTGGATGACGCGGTAACCGTGACGAAACTGGACAACGGCAATTATAAGCTTGGCGTTCATATCGCAGACGTCACGCATTATGTAACGGAAGGTTCACCAATTGATTTGGAAGCGCAGGAGCGTGGGACAAGTATTTACCTTGTGGACCGTGTGATTCCGATGATTCCGCATCGCCTTTCCAACGGTATTTGCTCGTTGAACCCGAAAGTGAACCGCCTTACGATTTCTTGTGAGATGGAGATTAATAATGCCGGTGAAGTGGTGAAACATGAGATTTTCCACAGTGTCATCAAGACAACGGAACGTATGACTTATTCAGATGTCAAAAAAATTCTTGTGGATAAGGACGAAGAAGTAACGTCTCGTTATGAAGCCTTGGTTCCGATGTTTCAGTTAATGGAAGAGTTGGCTGCTGTCCTTCGCAAAAAACGGATGACGCGTGGAGCCATTGATTTTGACTTCAAAGAATCCAAGGTGATTGTGGATGAAGAAGGTGCACCTAAGGATGTCGTTCTTCGGGAACGTTCAGTAGCCGAGCGTTTGATTGAAGAGTTCATGCTTGTTGCGAACGAAACGGTAGCGGAGCATTTCCACTGGATGAATGTGCCGTTCATCTATCGTGTCCATGAGGATCCAAAAGAGGAGAAACTGCAACGTTTCTTCGAGTTCATCACAAACTTCGGATATGTGGTGAAAGGAAAAGGAAACGAAATTCATCCGCGTGCACTTCAAGAAGTCATTGAAGCTGTTCAAGGGAAACCGGAAGAAATGGTAGTTTCTACTGTCATGCTTCGTTCTATGAAACAGGCGAAATATGATGAGGAAAGCTTAGGACACTTTGGTTTGTCCACAGAGTTCTATACCCATTTCACATCACCAATTCGTCGTTATCCTGACTTGATTGTTCATCGTCTGATTCGCACCTACCTGATACAAAAGAAACTGGATGCGAAGACACAGGAAAAATGGAGCGACAAGCTCCCTGAAATCGCTGAGCATTCTTCTAACATGGAACGCCGGGCAGTGGATGCTGAGCGTGAAACGGATGAACTGAAAAAATCCGAGTACATGCTTGATAAAATTGGCGAAGAATACGATGGGATCATCAGCTCTGTTACAAACTTCGGAATGTTCGTCGAGCTGCCGAATACGATTGAAGGTCTTGTCCATGTGAGCTACCTAACGGATGACTATTATCGCTACGATGAGCGTCATTATGCGATGATCGGAGAGCGCACAGGAAAAGTGTATCGTATCGGAGACGAAATCACTGTTCGTGTGATTAACGTAAATAAAGATGAGCGATCCATTGACTTTGAAGTAGTTGGCATGAAAGGTACTCGCCGTCCGGATACGAAGAGTGCACCACGTGTCATCCAGAGCGAACGCAAGAAACCTGCCAAAGGCCGCAGTCAAAAGCGTAAAGACGAAAGCAATATCGATGACTACACATTTGAAATTGGCTGGACGACTAAGGGGCCAGGTACAGGTAAGACTGGCACTGGTAAAAAGAAAAAGAAAAACAAGAAGTTCTTTGAAAATGCGCCGAAACAGAAGCGTAAAAAGAAGAAGTGA
- a CDS encoding alpha/beta hydrolase codes for MKVKLPKPFTFEGGDRAVLMLHGFTGNSADVRMMGRFLEKRGYTCHAPQYKGHGVPPEELVHTGPEDWWEDVMEAYQFLKDKGFESIAVVGLSLGGVFSLKLGYTVPVKGIVPMCAPMYIKSEEIMYQGVLEYAREFKRREGKNAEQIEQEMKEFEKTPMGTLKALQELIADVRNNVDMIYSPTFVVQARHDNMINTDSANIIYNEVESDEKKIKWYEESGHVITLDKEREQLHEDVYEFLESLDW; via the coding sequence ATGAAAGTGAAGCTGCCAAAGCCTTTTACGTTTGAAGGCGGAGATCGTGCGGTATTGATGTTACATGGGTTTACAGGGAATTCGGCGGATGTGCGGATGATGGGCCGGTTTTTGGAGAAGAGAGGGTATACTTGCCATGCGCCTCAGTATAAAGGACATGGGGTGCCACCGGAAGAATTGGTTCATACTGGACCTGAGGATTGGTGGGAGGACGTGATGGAAGCCTACCAGTTTTTGAAAGATAAAGGTTTTGAAAGCATTGCGGTCGTCGGACTGTCATTGGGCGGAGTTTTCTCTTTAAAGTTAGGTTATACAGTTCCGGTGAAGGGTATTGTGCCTATGTGTGCGCCGATGTATATCAAGAGTGAAGAAATCATGTATCAAGGTGTCTTGGAATACGCGCGCGAGTTTAAACGTCGTGAAGGGAAAAATGCGGAGCAGATTGAACAAGAAATGAAGGAATTTGAGAAAACACCAATGGGTACATTGAAGGCGTTGCAGGAATTGATTGCAGACGTGAGGAATAATGTAGACATGATCTATTCTCCAACATTTGTTGTACAAGCCCGACACGACAATATGATTAACACAGACAGTGCCAATATTATTTACAATGAAGTGGAATCGGACGAAAAGAAAATTAAATGGTATGAAGAATCCGGCCACGTCATCACGCTCGATAAAGAACGCGAGCAACTCCACGAAGACGTATACGAGTTTTTAGAGTCGTTGGATTGGTAA
- a CDS encoding anti-repressor SinI family protein translates to MEKVTVKMTENLDKEWVELIGSALELGISSAEIRDFLHNKGHVTSN, encoded by the coding sequence ATGGAGAAAGTAACGGTTAAAATGACAGAAAATTTAGATAAGGAGTGGGTAGAACTAATTGGTAGCGCGCTTGAATTAGGTATATCTTCTGCTGAAATCCGAGATTTTTTACATAATAAGGGGCATGTTACATCCAACTAA
- a CDS encoding helix-turn-helix domain-containing protein: MIGERIKKYREQRKMSMSELAERAGVAKSYLSSIERNLQSNPSVQFLEKVSSVLGVSVNTLLHDEENSENVDQEWTMLVREAMDSGVTKEQFKEFLEFNKWKINQDTKK, encoded by the coding sequence ATGATAGGAGAACGAATTAAAAAATATAGAGAACAGCGTAAAATGTCTATGTCGGAACTGGCAGAACGTGCTGGCGTTGCAAAATCGTATTTAAGTTCCATTGAGCGGAACCTACAATCCAATCCTTCTGTACAATTCTTGGAAAAAGTCTCTTCTGTCTTAGGCGTTTCCGTAAATACTTTGTTGCACGATGAAGAAAACAGCGAAAACGTAGACCAAGAATGGACAATGCTCGTACGCGAAGCAATGGACTCAGGTGTTACAAAAGAACAGTTCAAAGAATTTCTGGAATTTAATAAATGGAAAATAAATCAGGATACAAAAAAGTAA
- a CDS encoding metallophosphoesterase — MENLIPVLDDFTILQVTDIHEKEFGKNQKRLIKKINSIEYDIVVFTGDMLNSKRSNNYAPYYKLIEGINNKKHAFFVPGNADPAPYQIKQGKIEKHDFIKGMEERGVRFLETNYALPIGESLVRIVDFESSIISENRIEAYRDSTVDGSYTPYIRKQIENFKENLVLDNEEEDLLIALNHYPVVDRRIDLLHSDPYYNMREFDLLMAGHYHGGQFRIPFYGAVFVPEAYYDRGGLFPPQDRVKGLWEYKGIKQYVSTGLGSSDTLPFMKFRLFNTPELNVITFTTKK, encoded by the coding sequence ATGGAGAATCTTATACCAGTGCTGGACGATTTTACAATTCTTCAGGTGACAGATATTCATGAGAAGGAGTTTGGAAAGAATCAAAAGCGATTGATTAAGAAAATAAATTCCATTGAGTATGACATAGTTGTTTTTACTGGAGATATGCTTAATAGCAAAAGAAGTAACAATTATGCCCCTTATTACAAACTAATTGAAGGAATTAACAATAAGAAACATGCCTTTTTCGTGCCTGGTAATGCGGATCCGGCTCCATATCAGATAAAACAGGGCAAGATAGAAAAACACGATTTTATCAAAGGAATGGAAGAGAGGGGCGTTAGATTTCTTGAGACTAATTATGCCCTCCCTATTGGTGAATCGTTAGTTCGTATTGTGGATTTCGAAAGTTCCATTATAAGTGAGAATAGAATAGAGGCATATAGGGATTCCACAGTTGACGGTAGTTATACACCTTATATAAGAAAGCAAATAGAAAATTTTAAAGAAAATCTGGTGTTGGACAATGAAGAGGAGGATCTTTTAATTGCGCTCAATCATTATCCTGTAGTAGATCGCAGGATCGATTTGCTTCACAGTGATCCTTACTATAATATGAGAGAATTTGATTTGCTGATGGCAGGGCATTACCACGGTGGGCAGTTTAGGATTCCGTTTTACGGGGCGGTTTTTGTACCTGAAGCCTATTACGATAGGGGCGGGCTCTTTCCTCCGCAGGACAGGGTGAAGGGGCTTTGGGAATACAAGGGGATCAAACAGTATGTAAGTACAGGTTTAGGGAGCAGCGATACTCTTCCGTTCATGAAGTTTAGGCTGTTTAATACACCTGAATTAAACGTAATTACCTTTACAACAAAAAAGTAA
- a CDS encoding nucleotidyltransferase domain-containing protein translates to MSISFVKNIYEETILPLTEEGKYESILSVIEADGFSPQVYYLLKEKGMLGNTPLFFQEKLSKLYQESFFLNLYIKNQQTRILESFEENRIEVMPLKGTHFAEKYYGDIGARSTSDIDLLVNIKDLSEAVRIVKSLGFTIEQEQIKNHFHISLGKNILGSFIPLTVELHWDLVCGNTSNLNVADFWNEALPFGGNRYVKELTVFHTFYFMCLHGWRHNMDSPKYFLDIIMVAEVLGNKIDYQKLYAIAKQHQTLKRIIRTLSIVAYHFPHLDFLMTLPKKRTNMWWEAHPIVKDTQPNIFKKYLDFLDYQFFSFDTAKHSVMEVMNYMGSGLERKSRNK, encoded by the coding sequence TTGAGCATTTCTTTTGTAAAGAATATATATGAAGAAACTATTCTGCCATTGACTGAAGAGGGTAAGTACGAAAGTATTCTAAGTGTAATAGAAGCAGATGGGTTCTCGCCTCAAGTATATTATTTATTGAAAGAAAAAGGTATGCTGGGAAACACCCCATTATTCTTCCAGGAAAAATTAAGTAAACTTTATCAGGAAAGCTTTTTTTTGAACTTATATATCAAGAATCAGCAAACTAGAATACTAGAGAGTTTTGAAGAGAATCGTATAGAAGTAATGCCATTAAAAGGGACTCACTTTGCAGAGAAATATTATGGGGACATAGGCGCAAGATCAACGTCTGATATCGATTTGCTGGTAAATATAAAAGACCTGTCGGAAGCGGTCCGTATAGTGAAGTCTTTAGGCTTTACTATAGAACAAGAACAAATAAAAAATCACTTCCACATCAGTCTAGGTAAGAACATACTGGGTTCTTTCATTCCTTTGACAGTTGAGCTGCACTGGGATCTTGTTTGTGGAAATACATCAAATTTAAATGTCGCTGACTTCTGGAATGAGGCGCTACCATTTGGAGGAAATAGGTATGTGAAAGAATTAACGGTCTTTCATACATTTTATTTCATGTGCCTCCACGGTTGGAGACACAATATGGATTCACCAAAATACTTTTTGGATATTATCATGGTCGCAGAAGTATTGGGCAACAAAATAGACTATCAGAAACTATATGCTATTGCAAAGCAACATCAAACTCTAAAGAGAATAATCCGTACATTATCAATCGTTGCTTATCATTTCCCTCATCTTGATTTTCTTATGACGCTTCCGAAGAAACGAACGAATATGTGGTGGGAAGCTCACCCCATTGTTAAGGATACTCAACCCAATATATTTAAAAAATATTTGGATTTCCTCGATTATCAATTTTTTAGTTTTGATACTGCCAAACATAGTGTAATGGAGGTTATGAATTATATGGGTTCGGGTTTGGAGAGAAAATCGCGTAACAAGTAA
- a CDS encoding ABC transporter ATP-binding protein: MLSHYKTKLMELKRQYFTMRDIQKTFSLLSPFIKKNKKAYMILLGLLLVDIGLTIGFAWFFGNIADAAVQSNFEEISWLVPLGISITIISIVTGFIYIYYEAIATYEVKKDLKNHVFRHVLRIPASTASNRSSGELVSHFTNDINSIDGVIGSNLINFIYLPLIYVTVFIFLFQINWQLSVISLLVGPAAIISGAFFGILLRNNGREIHRLVASMNGFLNESFQGFLTVRAFTLERLLDQNYQKLNQELYSLEMKNAKLRGWFHSGSQFVSSFTYIATLCVGAYFVSTGVMTVGALLIFVTLVNHLVYPLTELAGQWAGFQRSVSAVERVVTILEEKTDCEELPYYKRPNERGLQAITFKDIHFSYDEHIKVFEGFHLHIPAGQVTAIVGPSGAGKSTLFNLLQCFYRPQTGEITLGGRSIEEFTIAELRSHIAHVSQDTFLFQGTIRENLMLARPDVTEEEMKEAARIANIDSFIQSLSAEYDTEIGERGIKLSGGQKQRIAIARAVLKDAPILLLDEATSALDNETEYQVKAALDKLMECRTTIVIAHRLSTIQQADLILVLDQGEIVQYGRHEELLQQPGLYKKLNQTFKEESKDLHFA, translated from the coding sequence ATGCTCTCACATTATAAAACAAAGTTAATGGAACTAAAAAGACAATATTTCACCATGAGAGATATACAAAAAACATTTTCGCTATTATCTCCTTTTATTAAAAAGAATAAGAAAGCATACATGATTTTACTTGGTCTACTTTTGGTAGATATAGGGCTGACCATCGGTTTTGCATGGTTTTTCGGTAATATTGCAGATGCGGCAGTTCAGAGTAATTTTGAAGAGATTAGTTGGTTGGTTCCACTAGGTATTTCTATTACGATAATTAGTATAGTTACAGGATTTATTTATATTTATTATGAAGCGATTGCTACTTATGAAGTAAAGAAGGACTTAAAGAATCATGTTTTTCGTCATGTTTTAAGGATTCCAGCTTCGACAGCATCAAACCGTTCTTCTGGTGAACTAGTTTCTCACTTTACAAATGATATTAATAGTATTGATGGCGTAATTGGGAGCAATTTAATCAATTTCATCTATCTTCCCCTAATCTATGTGACAGTGTTTATTTTTCTGTTTCAAATTAATTGGCAGCTGTCTGTTATTAGTTTACTAGTTGGCCCGGCGGCAATTATTTCTGGTGCCTTTTTTGGAATTTTATTAAGGAATAATGGCAGAGAGATTCATCGTTTGGTTGCCAGCATGAATGGCTTTTTAAATGAATCCTTCCAGGGATTTTTAACTGTAAGGGCATTTACTTTAGAAAGGCTGTTGGATCAAAATTATCAGAAGCTAAATCAAGAATTGTATTCATTGGAAATGAAGAATGCGAAGCTGAGGGGCTGGTTTCATTCAGGCTCACAGTTCGTCAGTTCTTTTACATATATAGCTACGCTTTGTGTGGGTGCCTATTTTGTATCAACAGGTGTCATGACGGTAGGTGCGTTGTTGATTTTTGTGACGCTTGTGAATCATCTCGTTTATCCGCTGACAGAGCTTGCAGGGCAATGGGCTGGTTTTCAACGATCTGTATCTGCGGTGGAACGAGTAGTGACAATTTTGGAGGAAAAGACTGATTGTGAAGAGCTGCCTTATTATAAGAGGCCGAACGAAAGGGGCTTGCAAGCTATCACATTTAAGGATATCCATTTCAGCTATGATGAACATATAAAAGTGTTTGAAGGATTCCATTTGCATATACCGGCAGGGCAAGTGACCGCTATTGTAGGACCTTCTGGAGCGGGTAAATCCACTTTGTTTAATCTCCTACAGTGCTTTTATAGGCCACAAACTGGAGAAATCACTCTAGGCGGACGAAGCATCGAGGAGTTTACGATTGCCGAGCTACGAAGTCACATTGCTCATGTCTCCCAGGATACCTTTCTTTTTCAAGGTACAATTAGGGAAAACTTAATGCTTGCCAGGCCTGATGTGACAGAAGAGGAAATGAAAGAGGCGGCTAGGATTGCTAATATTGACTCATTTATCCAATCCTTATCAGCAGAATATGATACAGAAATTGGGGAACGAGGAATTAAATTATCTGGTGGACAGAAGCAGAGGATTGCTATTGCCAGGGCTGTATTGAAAGATGCACCAATTCTTTTGTTGGATGAAGCAACTTCGGCACTTGATAATGAAACCGAATATCAGGTAAAAGCAGCATTGGATAAGCTGATGGAGTGTAGGACAACAATTGTAATTGCCCACCGGTTATCTACCATCCAGCAAGCAGATTTAATACTAGTACTGGATCAGGGAGAAATTGTTCAATATGGACGTCATGAGGAGCTATTGCAGCAACCGGGGTTGTATAAAAAGCTTAACCAAACATTTAAAGAGGAATCAAAAGATCTGCATTTCGCTTAG
- a CDS encoding S24/S26 family peptidase, with the protein MLAEKDNSPVAIVREVLLKRGWIDLPSYGTSMYPLIREGDICRFSSCNSSKLKNMDIILFYTPSNRFVAHRLIQIDKTRYFCKGDGNLGFDPPIDQSHILGKLISIKRNDKKIDSNNLSFRVWGHFVQAVPVMSTFIRMYLKRKTSA; encoded by the coding sequence ATGTTAGCTGAAAAAGATAATAGTCCTGTCGCTATCGTAAGGGAAGTTTTGCTTAAAAGAGGATGGATTGATCTTCCCTCGTACGGTACGAGTATGTATCCGCTTATTAGAGAAGGGGACATATGCAGGTTCTCTTCATGTAATTCCTCCAAGCTGAAGAACATGGACATCATTCTTTTTTATACCCCCTCTAATCGTTTCGTTGCACACCGATTAATTCAAATAGATAAAACTCGTTATTTTTGTAAAGGTGATGGTAATCTTGGATTTGATCCTCCTATTGATCAGAGCCATATTTTAGGAAAGTTGATATCTATAAAAAGAAACGATAAGAAGATAGATTCTAACAATCTATCTTTCAGAGTATGGGGACATTTTGTTCAGGCAGTCCCTGTAATGTCCACCTTTATCAGAATGTATTTGAAACGTAAAACATCTGCCTGA
- a CDS encoding PqqD family protein — MSNKYIQQSGCEATVLDDEWIILNTDNFTVTKINHVGGFCWSILREAHTVESIVESLERHYQHSGIVQKEEIEDFIMQLESCGVIKNVS, encoded by the coding sequence TTGAGCAATAAGTATATTCAACAGAGTGGTTGTGAAGCTACTGTATTAGATGACGAGTGGATCATTTTAAATACGGATAATTTCACGGTAACGAAAATTAACCATGTAGGAGGATTCTGTTGGTCTATTCTTCGTGAAGCGCACACTGTGGAGAGTATTGTGGAATCTTTAGAAAGGCACTATCAACATTCAGGTATTGTGCAAAAAGAAGAGATAGAGGACTTTATCATGCAGCTTGAGAGTTGTGGAGTAATCAAGAATGTTAGCTGA
- a CDS encoding ABC transporter ATP-binding protein: MKEFRYFLTKIHHYAGKVLYINMVSMVIIGLLDGIGILLLIPMINMTGIINFQAAGTPIGGILQYLESVAAFLGLPGILAIYVLIVVAHNIVHRQITIRNAIIQQGFFRHLRVQTYDAFLHANWNFFIKNRKSDLINFMTTEVARASAGTSSFLQFASSLIFTVIQIGLALMLSPTITGFILLSGVFLVLLNRKFLKWSMELGKRNYDLGRSYLSGITDQINGIKDIKSNTLEDSRMDWYQNITERMQNEQIEYTRLKTKSQLYYKIASAVLIAVFIYLGVVLFNAQFTQLMLIIVIFSRLWPRVAGIQGSLEQLATTIPAFKAVIAIQNESRNAREFTATANEIKPVEVHSSMECKEVFFRYRKDQPEFALNNINLHIPANQMTAVVGKSGAGKSTLIDLLMGLNQPEYGEILIDGTPLTSDKLVSLRRAISYVPQDPFLFNTTVRENLMLVKPGATEDEVWEALEFSSAAEFVRKLPDGLDSVIGDRGIKLSGGERQRLVLARAILRKPSILVLDEATSALDTENESKIQHALEMLKGKMTIIVIAHRLSTIRNADQVIVLENGFIIQKGEFGQLAEERKSVFGKLLKSQMQASY, from the coding sequence ATGAAGGAGTTTCGCTATTTCCTAACAAAGATCCATCATTACGCAGGGAAAGTCCTATATATTAATATGGTTTCAATGGTGATCATTGGATTGTTGGATGGAATTGGGATTCTGCTTCTAATTCCGATGATTAACATGACTGGGATCATTAATTTTCAAGCTGCAGGGACCCCAATAGGTGGAATCCTGCAATATTTAGAAAGTGTTGCAGCGTTTTTAGGGTTGCCTGGAATACTGGCAATCTATGTGCTGATTGTGGTGGCTCATAATATTGTCCATCGCCAGATTACGATTCGCAATGCTATTATTCAGCAAGGTTTTTTCCGTCATTTAAGGGTGCAGACCTATGACGCTTTCTTGCATGCGAATTGGAATTTTTTCATCAAAAACCGTAAATCGGACCTTATCAATTTTATGACGACCGAGGTTGCCAGAGCAAGTGCAGGCACAAGCTCCTTTTTGCAGTTTGCATCCTCTTTGATTTTTACAGTCATTCAGATTGGGTTGGCTTTGATGTTATCACCGACTATTACAGGTTTTATTCTACTTAGTGGAGTATTTCTCGTTCTGTTGAACCGAAAATTCTTGAAATGGTCCATGGAGCTAGGGAAGCGTAACTATGATTTGGGGCGGAGTTATTTGTCTGGAATCACCGATCAGATTAATGGAATCAAAGATATTAAGAGTAATACATTGGAAGACTCGAGAATGGACTGGTATCAGAACATTACGGAACGAATGCAAAATGAACAGATTGAATATACGAGATTGAAAACGAAGTCTCAATTGTATTATAAGATAGCTTCTGCTGTCTTAATTGCCGTTTTTATCTATCTCGGTGTGGTGCTTTTTAATGCGCAGTTCACGCAGTTGATGCTCATTATTGTCATATTCTCCAGACTATGGCCAAGGGTGGCTGGGATTCAGGGCTCCCTGGAACAATTGGCAACGACCATCCCTGCATTTAAAGCGGTAATTGCCATCCAGAATGAGTCGAGAAATGCGAGGGAATTTACTGCAACGGCTAATGAGATCAAACCGGTGGAAGTTCATTCAAGCATGGAGTGTAAAGAGGTGTTTTTCCGCTACCGGAAGGACCAACCTGAATTTGCCCTTAATAATATAAATTTGCATATTCCAGCTAATCAAATGACGGCGGTTGTGGGGAAATCCGGAGCAGGTAAAAGTACACTAATAGATTTGTTGATGGGTTTGAATCAGCCGGAGTATGGCGAGATTTTGATAGACGGGACTCCACTTACAAGTGACAAGCTGGTATCCCTTAGGAGAGCAATAAGTTATGTACCACAGGATCCATTTCTCTTCAATACAACGGTCAGGGAAAATTTGATGTTGGTAAAGCCGGGGGCGACAGAGGATGAGGTATGGGAAGCACTTGAATTTTCCTCTGCTGCAGAGTTTGTAAGAAAGTTGCCGGATGGACTTGATTCTGTGATCGGAGACCGGGGGATAAAACTATCCGGGGGGGAACGTCAGCGACTTGTGTTGGCTAGGGCTATTTTACGAAAGCCATCCATCCTTGTTCTGGATGAAGCGACAAGTGCTCTTGATACCGAAAATGAGTCCAAGATCCAGCATGCATTGGAGATGTTGAAAGGGAAAATGACGATTATCGTTATTGCCCATCGATTATCTACTATCAGAAATGCTGATCAGGTGATTGTATTGGAGAATGGCTTCATCATCCAAAAGGGCGAATTTGGCCAGCTTGCCGAAGAGAGAAAAAGTGTGTTCGGTAAATTGTTGAAGAGTCAGATGCAGGCAAGTTACTAA
- a CDS encoding paeninodin family lasso peptide: MKKEWSTPALEILEVKNTYKFVKDPGKWDKIKDWWEEYCEEIGTGTGGS; encoded by the coding sequence GTGAAGAAGGAATGGAGTACTCCGGCCTTGGAAATACTAGAAGTGAAGAATACGTATAAATTCGTTAAGGATCCAGGTAAATGGGATAAAATCAAGGATTGGTGGGAGGAATACTGCGAGGAGATTGGAACAGGAACAGGGGGAAGTTAA